From the genome of Ziziphus jujuba cultivar Dongzao chromosome 6, ASM3175591v1, one region includes:
- the LOC107432614 gene encoding putative glycerol-3-phosphate transporter 5 translates to MPSKNLNPPPGLNLFPSLKPPQKTLAFHQILVLVITFLAYASFHASRKPPSIVKSVLGPNDHSNSSLTESNLNSTLLNSSSIDAGWAPFNGPRGTHRLGELDLAFLSVYSIGMYFSGHVGDRVHLRYFLVFGMIGSGIFTIMFGLGYWLGVHVLGFFLAVQVVCGLFQSVGWPYVVAIVGNWSGKEKRGLIMGLWNSHTSVGNIVGSVLASGVLEFGWGFSFVLPGVLMIVVGIVVFMFLVVSLDDLGFESPGKEIEMDAEVDSVRSSEEKVESEKAGLLETGDSDSLAAIGFFEAWRLPGVAPFAFCLFFSKLVAYTFLYWLPFYIRHTAVAGVHLSHKTAGILSTIFDMGGVLGGILVGFISDVIEARAVTSIVFLLLSIPALLFYRVYGSISMFANISLMFLSGLLVNGPYSLITTAVATDLGTQTMVGGNSRALATVSAIIDGTGSVGAALGPLLAGYISTRGWNSVFLMLILSIFLASLFLIRVARTEIKAKLNEGKWFWNSIGGH, encoded by the exons ATGCCATCCAAAAATCTAAACCCACCTCCAGGTCTCAATCTCTTCCCATCTCTCAAACCCCCACAAAAAACTTTAGCTTTCCACCAAATCTTAGTCCTAGTAATAACTTTCCTCGCCTATGCTTCCTTTCATGCCTCTAGAAAACCTCCAAGCATTGTTAAGAGTGTTCTTGGACCAAATGATCACTCAAACTCATCCCTAACCGAGAGTAATTTGAACTCAACCTTATTGAATTCAAGCTCGATTGATGCTGGTTGGGCTCCTTTCAATGGTCCACGTGGAACACACCGGCTAGGCGAGCTAGATCTCGCATTTCTTTCCGTATATTCCATTGGAATGTATTTTTCCGGCCATGTCGGTGATCGGGTCCATTTGAGGTACTTTCTTgtgtttggtatgataggcagtGGCATTTTTACAATAATGTTTGGCCTAGGGTATTGGTTGGGAGTTCATGTTTTGGGATTCTTTCTTGCTGTTCAAGTGGTTTGTGGATTGTTTCAGTCAGTTGGGTGGCCTTATGTGGTGGCAATTGTGGGAAACTGGTCTGGGAAAGAAAAGAGGGGCTTGATAATGGGATTGTGGAATTCGCACACCTCTGTGGGAAACATTGTTGGATCAGTTTTAGCATCAGGTGTTTTAGAATTTGGGTGGGgattttcctttgttttgcCTGGAGTTTTGATGATTGTGGTTGGCATTGTAGTGTTTATGTTTCTCGTTGTTAGTCTGGATGATTTGGGGTTTGAGTCTCCCGGCAAGGAGATTGAAATGGATGCGGAAGTTGATAGTGTAAGGAGTTCAGAGGAGAAAGTGGAGTCAGAGAAAGCTGGTCTTCTTGAAACAGGGGACTCTGATTCTTTGGCCGCAATTGGATTCTTTGAGGCATGGAGGCTACCAGGTGTAGCACCATTTGCTTTCTGTCTCTTCTTTTCAAAGCTGGTGGCTTACACTTTTCTATACTGGTTGCCCTTCTACATAAGGCACACAG CTGTTGCGGGAGTGCATTTGTCACACAAAACTGCTGGGATCCTTTCAACTATATTTGATATGGGAGGAGTCCTTGGAGGAATTTTGGTGGGATTCATCTCTGATGTAATTGAAGCTCGTGCTGTTACATCAATTGTATTCTTGTTGCTATCAATTCCAGCCCTCCTTTTCTACAGGGTTTATGGAAGCATCTCCATGTTTGCCAATATTAGTTTGATGTTTCTTTCTGGATTGCTTGTAAATGGTCCATACTCACTCATTACAACAGCTGTTGCTACTGATCTTGGTACTCAGACCATGGTTGGAGGAAATTCTCGTGCATTAGCTACTGTAAGTGCAATTATAGATGGCACTGGTTCTGTTGGGGCAGCTTTAGGCCCACTATTGGCAGGGTATATTTCCACTAGGGGATGGAACAGTGTCTTCTTAATGCTAATTCTTTCTATTTTCCTTGCAAGTTTGTTCTTGATTCGTGTTGCCAGAACTGAGATTAAAGCGAAGTTGAATGAGGGAAAATGGTTTTGGAACAGCATAGGCGGTCATTGA
- the LOC132804095 gene encoding chaperone protein dnaJ 15-like isoform X1 produces the protein MEYSQVGIHSILSSVSGKVLSCLLSWTFILSGIFRLVDFVLLQVDKQNAHFFGVTINEQQAECGIVVRVTSNAQSKFKLLYFEQDVNGGYGLALQMDN, from the exons atggagtacagccaagtagggatacattccattctgtcatcagttagtggaaaggtgctttcatgtttgttatcatggactttcattctttctggaattttccgtttggttgattttgttttgttgcaggtggataagcaaaatgctcatttctttggtgttacgatcaacgagcaacaagccgagtgtggtattgtagtaagagttacttcaaatgcacaaagcaaatttaag ttactttatttcgagcaagatgtgaatggcggttatggtttggccctacag ATGGATAATTGA
- the LOC132804095 gene encoding chaperone protein dnaJ 15-like isoform X2 — protein MEYSQVGIHSILSSVSGKVDKQNAHFFGVTINEQQAECGIVVRVTSNAQSKFKLLYFEQDVNGGYGLALQVPYLLSYCVSNPFSIL, from the exons atggagtacagccaagtagggatacattccattctgtcatcagttagtggaaag gtggataagcaaaatgctcatttctttggtgttacgatcaacgagcaacaagccgagtgtggtattgtagtaagagttacttcaaatgcacaaagcaaatttaag ttactttatttcgagcaagatgtgaatggcggttatggtttggccctacaggtaccatatcttctttcctattgtgtctccaatccattttccattttatag
- the LOC107427099 gene encoding uncharacterized protein LOC107427099 → MAWRQMLFKGSPISQPLSPTGFARFFSKPSPYAVKVGIPEFLNGIGKGVESHAAKLETEVGNFQKLLVTRTLRLKKLGIPCKQRKLILTHAHKYRLGLWRPRAVPMKS, encoded by the exons ATGGCATGGAGGCAAATGCTCTTCAAGGGGAGCCCAATTTCTCAACCCCTTTCACCAACTGGGTTCGCTAGATTCTTCTCCAAGCCATCCCCTTATGcag TGAAAGTTGGAATTCCAGAATTTTTAAATGGAATAGGCAAAGGGGTGGAATCCCATGCGGCTAAGCTTGAAACTGAGGTGGGCAACTTCCAGAAACTGCTTGTCACTCGGACGCTCAGGCTGAAGAAACTTGGCATCCCTTGCAAACAG aggAAGCTGATATTGACACACGCCCACAAGTATAGGCTGGGACTATGGAGGCCTCGAGCGGTACCAATGAAATCCTAA